Proteins encoded together in one Oryzias latipes chromosome 11, ASM223467v1 window:
- the LOC101168878 gene encoding 14-3-3 protein beta/alpha-B: protein MAEKEELVQKAKLAEQAERYDDMAAAMKAVTEKSSELNNEERNLLSVAYKNVVGARRSSWRVVSSMEQKSDDSSKAALAKDYREKIETELNDICKDVLDLLDKYLIPNTTSPDSKVFYLKMKGDYYRYLAEVATGNNKDSIIGNSEDAYQKALDISTAEMPPTHPIRLGLALNFSVFYYEIVNSPEKACQLAKSAFDEAISKLDSLNNDSYKDSTLIMQLLRDNLTLWMSDTQGEGEGDETEVAAEKN, encoded by the exons ATGGCAGAGAAGGAAGAGCTCGTGCAAAAGGCCAAACTGGCCGAGCAAGCTGAGCGTTACGACGACATGGCCGCCGCCATGAAGGCCGTCACCGAGAAGAGCTCGGAGCTCAACAACGAGGAGCGCAACCTCCTCTCGGTTGCTTACAAGAACGTGGTGGGGGCTCGCAGGTCCTCGTGGAGGGTGGTGTCCAGCATGGAGCAGAAGTCTGACGACAGCTCAAAGGCGGCGCTGGCCAAGGATTACAGGGAGAAGATTGAGACCGAGCTGAACGACATCTGCAAGGACGTTCTG GATCTTCTTGACAAGTATCTGATCCCCAACACCACATCTCCTGACAGCAAAGTCTTCTACCTGAAGATGAAGGGGGATTACTATCGCTACCTCGCTGAGGTGGCCACAGGGAATAACAAGGACT CTATTATTGGGAACTCTGAGGACGCCTACCAGAAGGCGTTGGACATAAGCACTGCAGAAATGCCGCCCACACATCCCATCCGCCTGGGCCTTGCTCTGAACTTCTCCGTCTTTTACTATGAGATCGTCAACTCTCCAGAAAAGGCCTGTCAGCTGGCCAAATCG GCTTTTGACGAGGCCATCTCCAAGCTCGACTCGCTCAACAACGACTCCTACAAAGACAGCACCCTGATCATGCAGCTGCTGCGTGACAACCTGACA CTATGGATGTCGGACACCCAGGGAGAGGGCGAAGGAGATGAAACCGAAGTCGCAGCTGAGAAGAACTGA
- the LOC101168632 gene encoding zinc finger protein 706, whose amino-acid sequence MARGHQKIQSQQKNAKKQAEMKKAKGHDQKTAAKAALVFTCSVCKSQMPDPKTFKQHFESKHPKAPLPPELEGVEA is encoded by the exons ATGGCACGAGGACACCAGAAGATCCAGTCGCAGCAGAAGAACGCCAAAAAGCAGGCAGAGATGAAGAAGGCGAAGGGCCACGATCAGAAGACCGCCGCCAAAGCTGCCCTGGTGTTCACCTGCTCTGTCTGCAAG TCTCAGATGCCTGACCCCAAAACCTTCAAGCAGCACTTTGAGAGCAAGCACCCCAAAGCCCCCCTGCCCCCCGAGCTGGAGGGAGTGGAGGCATAA